In the Bacillus sp. FJAT-42376 genome, TGGGGTACCGGATTGCTGTACTTGATCCGACGCCTGATTGTCCGTGCGGGCAGGTTGCCGATATGGAGATTACAGCAGCTTATAACGATTTAGATGCGATTAAACAGCTTGCCGCTGTAAGTGACGTCATCACGTATGAATTCGAAAATATTGATTATGATGCTCTCGTGTGGCTTGAGAACAACGCCTATCTGCCGCAGGGAAGCCGGCTGCTCTCGCTGACGCAGGATAGGCAAACAGAAAAAGAAGCCATTCAGGAAACCGGCTGCCAAGTGGCGCCATACATCATTCTTGAGAACGGAAATGGGCTTGAGGATGCCCTTGAGGACATCGGTTTCCCTGCCGTATTAAAGACATGCAGAGGCGGCTACGATGGAAAAGGGCAGGCGGTAATCAAGAGTCCGGATGATATAGAAGAGGCGGAAAGGCTTTTGAATCTGGGGAAATGCATTCTTGAAAAATGGGTTCCCTTTGAGAAAGAGCTTTCCATCATTGTGACGAGGAATCCAAGCGGCGATGTTAAGGTCTTTCCGGCAGCTGAGAATGTTCACCGTGAAAATATCCTTCATCTAAGCATAGTTCCAGCGAGAGTAACAGCCGGCATCGAAAAAAGAGCTAAGGATGCGGCGCTGAAGCTGGCAGAACGCTTTGAGTTGGTTGGAACCCTTGCGGTTGAAATGTTTTTGACTGAAGATGGGGAAATTTTCATTAACGAGCTGGCTCCGAGACCGCACAATTCAGGCCATTACACCATGGATTTATGCGAGACATCCCAGTTCGAGCAGCATGTCCGG is a window encoding:
- the purK gene encoding 5-(carboxyamino)imidazole ribonucleotide synthase, coding for MFKRIVPGQTIGIIGGGQLGRMMALDAKNMGYRIAVLDPTPDCPCGQVADMEITAAYNDLDAIKQLAAVSDVITYEFENIDYDALVWLENNAYLPQGSRLLSLTQDRQTEKEAIQETGCQVAPYIILENGNGLEDALEDIGFPAVLKTCRGGYDGKGQAVIKSPDDIEEAERLLNLGKCILEKWVPFEKELSIIVTRNPSGDVKVFPAAENVHRENILHLSIVPARVTAGIEKRAKDAALKLAERFELVGTLAVEMFLTEDGEIFINELAPRPHNSGHYTMDLCETSQFEQHVRSVCDLPLGRTDLVKKGLMVNVLGEHLEAVLNNLSFLDEAALYLYGKKENKPKRKMGHVTFKTDFIEKTMEQIENQWGQ